One genomic region from Ignavibacteriales bacterium encodes:
- the fliE gene encoding flagellar hook-basal body complex protein FliE — MAIESISGNLPSLLIKQDLKKAPGAEFGNLLTDFIGDVNKAQIDASKSAQSFINGDSIEIHDVMIAGEKAKTSLELLMEIRNKTVDMYRELTRMSV; from the coding sequence ATGGCAATAGAATCAATTAGCGGTAATCTGCCTTCATTATTAATTAAGCAAGATTTAAAAAAGGCTCCGGGCGCAGAGTTTGGAAATTTATTAACCGATTTTATTGGTGATGTAAACAAGGCTCAAATTGATGCTTCAAAATCAGCACAAAGTTTTATTAACGGTGATTCAATTGAGATACACGATGTAATGATTGCCGGAGAAAAAGCTAAAACAAGTTTAGAACTGTTGATGGAAATAAGAAACAAAACAGTTGATATGTATCGTGAATTAACCAGAATGTCTGTATAA
- the flgC gene encoding flagellar basal body rod protein FlgC, with the protein MKIGDNFLGFGISGKGLSIQRKKMNLIAENLANGNTVRTEDGKPINRKILTVKQNDIPFNDTFNDMKSTIKLSSTNSNHITAPSTFEINSPQKNGLEFDIKDDSTQGDIVYMPEHPDANQDGYVQLSNINTITEMIDMIAATRSYEANLTAFNSSKQMAKDSLEI; encoded by the coding sequence TTGAAAATCGGTGATAACTTTTTAGGATTTGGAATAAGCGGCAAAGGCTTAAGTATCCAGCGAAAGAAGATGAATCTTATCGCTGAAAATCTTGCTAATGGAAATACTGTTAGAACTGAAGACGGTAAACCAATCAATAGAAAAATTTTAACTGTTAAACAGAATGATATACCGTTCAACGATACTTTTAATGATATGAAAAGTACGATAAAACTTTCTTCAACTAACTCAAATCATATAACCGCACCATCAACATTTGAAATTAATTCACCACAAAAGAACGGATTAGAGTTTGATATTAAAGATGACTCCACACAGGGCGATATTGTTTATATGCCTGAACATCCGGATGCTAATCAAGATGGTTATGTTCAACTTTCAAACATCAATACAATTACTGAAATGATTGATATGATTGCGGCTACTAGAAGTTACGAAGCAAATCTTACTGCATTCAATTCATCAAAACAAATGGCAAAAGATTCATTGGAGATATAG
- the flgB gene encoding flagellar basal body rod protein FlgB, with product MQSSGIKSLEKFIDYCSTKNKVISKNIANIGTENYKRQDVDFKSILSENMGQMRATNPKHLRLNQNSKPKFEISKDNSLDNVSGINNVDIDREMSELAANSIQFRFASRKIGDYYRGLQNVIKGGGKF from the coding sequence ATGCAATCATCGGGTATAAAATCGTTAGAGAAATTTATTGATTATTGTTCAACCAAGAACAAAGTAATCAGTAAAAACATTGCAAACATCGGAACTGAAAATTACAAAAGACAAGATGTGGATTTTAAATCCATCCTTTCCGAAAATATGGGACAAATGAGAGCTACAAATCCAAAACACTTAAGGCTGAATCAAAACAGCAAACCTAAATTTGAAATTTCAAAAGATAATTCTTTAGATAATGTGTCTGGAATTAATAATGTTGATATCGATCGAGAAATGTCTGAACTCGCTGCAAACTCAATTCAGTTCAGATTTGCATCCAGAAAAATTGGGGATTATTACAGAGGATTACAAAACGTAATTAAAGGCGGAGGTAAATTTTGA
- a CDS encoding chemotaxis response regulator protein-glutamate methylesterase, translating to MARKIKAVVVDDSAFMRKSLSIMLESTGEIEVVATARDGIEGVEMVKSKMPDIVTMDIEMPRMDGLTALQKIMKEHPTPVLMVSSLTTEGAKDTLKALEYGAVDFIPKELSFVNVNIIKIKEDLVAKVKAIVSQRSLSLRLQRIQNLNFNRNASATAASKQDHSNKSIPQIGYRAIALGVSTGGPMSLQKVIPNLSKKLSIPMFVVQHMPPKFTKSLAERLNGLSEVEVKEAEDREIVRGGVVYIAPGGFHMTVDKTGNNHSMISISDTPSDTLHRPSVDVMMNSVIKVYSKYALGVIMTGMGRDGADAIKELKMKGGYSIAQDEDSCVVYGMPKAVVDAGYADLILPLESIANAINKACAI from the coding sequence ATGGCAAGAAAAATAAAGGCTGTTGTAGTTGATGATTCTGCTTTTATGAGAAAATCATTATCCATAATGCTTGAAAGCACCGGTGAAATTGAAGTAGTAGCAACCGCAAGAGATGGTATTGAGGGTGTTGAAATGGTTAAATCCAAAATGCCTGACATTGTTACGATGGATATTGAAATGCCGAGAATGGATGGACTTACCGCACTTCAAAAAATAATGAAAGAACATCCAACACCTGTTCTTATGGTAAGTTCACTTACTACTGAAGGTGCTAAAGATACTTTAAAAGCTTTAGAATATGGGGCCGTTGATTTTATTCCGAAAGAACTCTCTTTTGTAAATGTTAACATTATAAAAATTAAAGAAGATCTTGTAGCCAAAGTAAAAGCTATTGTAAGTCAAAGATCTTTAAGTTTAAGATTACAGAGAATACAAAACCTTAACTTTAACCGTAATGCTTCAGCAACCGCAGCATCTAAGCAGGATCACTCAAACAAGTCAATTCCGCAAATTGGTTATCGTGCAATTGCTCTTGGTGTTTCAACTGGCGGACCAATGTCACTTCAAAAAGTTATTCCAAATCTTTCTAAAAAACTATCGATACCAATGTTCGTTGTGCAGCACATGCCGCCAAAATTTACTAAATCGCTTGCAGAAAGATTAAACGGACTTAGTGAAGTTGAAGTTAAAGAAGCCGAAGACAGAGAAATAGTTAGAGGTGGTGTTGTTTACATTGCTCCAGGTGGATTTCATATGACAGTTGATAAAACAGGAAATAATCATTCAATGATTTCAATTTCAGACACACCATCTGATACGCTTCATCGCCCATCGGTTGATGTGATGATGAACTCTGTAATTAAAGTTTATAGCAAATATGCGCTCGGGGTTATAATGACCGGAATGGGAAGAGACGGCGCTGATGCAATTAAGGAATTAAAAATGAAAGGCGGTTATTCAATCGCGCAGGATGAAGATTCTTGTGTGGTTTACGGTATGCCCAAAGCTGTTGTGGATGCGGGTTATGCTGATTTAATTTTACCGCTTGAAAGTATAGCAAACGCAATAAATAAGGCTTGTGCAATATGA
- a CDS encoding chemotaxis protein CheA: MLIDPDMKEIVESFIIETKEILEKLDVDLVEMEKRPDDNELLNCVFRHFHTIKGTSSFLGLDKLTGVTHKGEDILNKLRKLEVSLNATIMDALLLAYDKMKSLLYSIEEFQNEDIDVDDTIKELTDLISVLENGGVADVKKKSAKKSRKKSAKTELKNGINEIATEVVLDELNTEKNVEESDDDDDHELQQVEIKSVSPDKSKQDTSKKIENSIRVDVERLDELLNIVSELVLGRNRLAQVNSEFALENEGTKFSRDLFDVTKQIDLMTNELQLVVMKTRMIRIGKVFNKFPRLVRDLSRDAKKQIDIVIKGEETELDKTLIEEINDPLVHLVRNSVDHGIESPETRKANGKNPIGTLTLSAEHEGNNIIITIEDDGKGIDPEVIKAKVVQKGLISADRAKELTRQEILNLIFLPGFSTAEVVTNISGRGVGMDVVKTNVTKLRGIINIESNVGVGTKIIIKLPLTLAIISGMIVKVKDQSIVIPLNTVLEVLRVHRENIYSVNQKPVIKMRDSILPLVSVEEVLFGFEEKDENRIWQYVVVVGIAEKRYGIKVDSLIGQKEVVIKSLGNYFGKVQGIAGSTIMGDGSVVMIVDVNELLHIAEK, encoded by the coding sequence ATGCTCATCGATCCGGATATGAAGGAAATCGTTGAGAGTTTTATAATTGAAACAAAAGAGATTCTTGAAAAATTAGATGTTGATCTGGTTGAAATGGAAAAAAGACCGGATGATAATGAATTGCTAAACTGTGTATTCAGACATTTTCATACTATAAAAGGAACATCAAGTTTTCTTGGACTTGATAAGCTTACAGGTGTTACACACAAAGGCGAAGATATTCTTAACAAACTGCGTAAGCTTGAAGTAAGTTTAAACGCAACGATAATGGATGCATTACTTTTGGCTTATGATAAAATGAAATCTCTTCTGTACAGTATTGAAGAATTTCAGAATGAGGATATTGACGTTGATGATACGATTAAAGAATTAACTGATCTTATTAGTGTTCTTGAAAATGGCGGTGTTGCAGATGTAAAGAAAAAATCAGCAAAAAAGTCAAGAAAAAAATCAGCAAAAACTGAATTAAAAAATGGAATTAACGAAATTGCGACCGAAGTTGTATTGGATGAACTAAATACTGAAAAAAATGTTGAAGAGTCTGATGATGATGATGACCATGAGTTACAGCAAGTTGAAATCAAATCTGTTAGTCCGGATAAATCAAAACAAGACACGTCTAAGAAAATTGAAAATTCAATTCGTGTTGATGTTGAACGATTGGATGAGCTGTTAAATATTGTTTCTGAATTAGTGCTTGGCAGAAACAGGTTAGCACAGGTAAACTCTGAGTTTGCTCTTGAAAATGAAGGAACAAAATTTTCACGTGATCTTTTTGATGTAACAAAACAAATAGATTTGATGACAAACGAACTACAGCTGGTTGTAATGAAAACACGAATGATCAGAATTGGAAAAGTGTTTAACAAGTTTCCTCGTCTTGTACGTGATCTTTCCCGAGATGCAAAAAAGCAAATTGATATTGTTATAAAAGGTGAAGAAACAGAATTAGATAAAACTTTGATTGAAGAAATTAATGATCCACTTGTGCATCTTGTAAGGAATAGTGTGGATCATGGAATTGAAAGCCCGGAAACACGAAAAGCAAATGGTAAAAATCCAATAGGAACACTAACACTATCTGCTGAACACGAAGGCAACAACATTATCATTACAATTGAAGATGATGGAAAAGGAATTGATCCTGAAGTAATTAAAGCTAAAGTTGTTCAAAAAGGATTAATTTCTGCAGATCGTGCAAAAGAATTAACAAGACAAGAAATTTTAAATCTAATTTTCCTTCCGGGATTTTCAACGGCTGAAGTTGTTACAAATATTTCTGGACGCGGTGTTGGGATGGATGTTGTTAAAACTAATGTTACAAAACTGCGGGGAATAATCAATATAGAATCAAATGTTGGAGTTGGAACTAAAATTATCATAAAGCTTCCACTTACACTGGCTATAATTTCTGGAATGATTGTAAAAGTTAAAGATCAGTCAATCGTAATACCATTAAACACTGTGTTAGAAGTATTGAGAGTACATAGAGAAAACATTTATTCTGTAAATCAAAAACCTGTAATTAAAATGCGCGATAGTATACTCCCATTGGTTTCGGTTGAAGAAGTACTTTTTGGATTTGAAGAAAAAGATGAAAATAGAATTTGGCAGTATGTGGTAGTGGTTGGTATTGCAGAAAAAAGATACGGCATTAAGGTTGATAGTTTAATCGGACAGAAAGAAGTTGTTATCAAATCTCTCGGAAATTATTTTGGCAAAGTACAGGGTATAGCGGGCTCCACAATTATGGGCGATGGTTCTGTTGTGATGATAGTTGATGTTAACGAATTACTTCACATAGCTGAAAAATAA
- a CDS encoding response regulator produces the protein MGLKFLIVDDSQTMRRIVANSLKNLGYEDFAEACDGKDALLKLAADDTLNFVITDWNMPVLSGLELIKAIRSDEKMGKIPVLMVTTRGVKDDIIEALKAKVNNYVVKPFTPAILREKIDQILASNVGAN, from the coding sequence ATGGGCTTAAAATTTTTAATTGTAGATGATTCACAAACAATGCGTCGAATAGTCGCAAACTCTTTAAAAAATCTTGGATATGAAGATTTTGCAGAGGCTTGTGATGGCAAAGATGCACTTCTAAAACTTGCTGCCGATGATACCCTAAATTTTGTTATTACAGATTGGAACATGCCCGTTCTTTCTGGTCTTGAATTGATTAAAGCAATACGCTCTGATGAAAAAATGGGAAAGATTCCGGTTTTAATGGTAACCACCAGAGGTGTTAAAGATGATATTATTGAAGCGCTAAAAGCAAAAGTAAATAACTACGTTGTAAAACCATTTACACCAGCGATACTTAGAGAAAAAATTGATCAGATACTTGCAAGTAATGTAGGAGCAAACTAA
- a CDS encoding response regulator: MKKVILVADDSPTIRKFVSISLKVKGYEIIQVADGMQALEVLPSEQVDLVITDLNMPNIDGFELIRAIRSNEDYQEIPIIILSSLSANEDIEKGIQCGADAYLLKPFDSKRVLYEVSKFLN, translated from the coding sequence ATGAAGAAAGTTATTCTTGTTGCGGATGATTCACCGACAATAAGAAAATTTGTATCGATCTCTTTAAAAGTTAAAGGATATGAAATAATTCAAGTTGCTGATGGTATGCAGGCATTAGAGGTTTTACCATCCGAGCAGGTTGATCTTGTTATCACAGATTTGAATATGCCTAACATAGACGGATTTGAATTAATTAGAGCTATTCGTTCAAATGAGGACTATCAGGAAATACCCATTATCATACTTTCTTCTCTATCTGCAAATGAGGATATTGAAAAAGGGATACAATGTGGTGCAGATGCATATTTGTTAAAACCATTTGATTCAAAAAGAGTTTTATACGAAGTATCAAAATTTTTAAACTAG
- a CDS encoding HEAT repeat domain-containing protein codes for MNTENNFEQNVLEMLNSEDPSLKTEALFNLTFEEVDKNVVKAVIRLILEDDKSVKNAASNFLIQNNNPSIPYEIFDFISSSEISVRNLAGEILLKKGTDSIDVICKRLPEIKVDDDIKFLVDILGLIGDKSPEDLIIHILTVNQNENVIVACIEALGNIYSEKGVEHIINFYDKADVLKPVVIESVGKIRTLQSLKFITEKFEAEDDFLKFNMIESMGEIGDESTFYFLLSQVDLLSGALVWPLLEAIYKLKVKFDLEVPFDEKIKKCVLDTIINSEPNYQIIAAHLVTIFDDPEILYACLNIYGLDLDLNEVLYEKFMENKKIILPKLHTVIDNGNKYLSAVLDLLQNILNSEPNEMHNLSQIEKQRLTESLSKSLTNSDEVVRISAAELLFIIDYQTALLFIDSMINDENFWNRICLLDLLSDLDNPIISEALYKLTNDPEEMVSEKAKEMSLRKQYLTN; via the coding sequence ATGAATACAGAAAATAATTTCGAACAAAACGTTTTAGAAATGCTCAACTCTGAAGATCCTTCTTTAAAAACTGAGGCACTTTTTAATTTAACTTTTGAAGAAGTTGATAAGAATGTTGTTAAAGCAGTAATCAGGCTTATCCTGGAAGATGATAAGTCAGTAAAAAATGCTGCTTCAAATTTTCTTATTCAAAATAATAACCCATCTATACCATATGAAATATTTGATTTTATCAGTTCGTCAGAAATTTCTGTAAGAAATCTTGCTGGTGAAATTCTATTAAAAAAAGGTACGGATTCTATTGATGTTATTTGCAAACGCTTACCAGAAATTAAAGTAGATGACGACATTAAATTTTTAGTTGATATACTTGGATTGATTGGTGATAAATCCCCCGAAGATTTGATTATTCACATTCTTACTGTTAACCAGAATGAAAATGTAATAGTTGCTTGCATAGAAGCTTTAGGAAATATTTATAGCGAAAAAGGCGTAGAACATATTATTAATTTTTATGATAAAGCTGATGTTTTAAAGCCTGTTGTGATTGAATCAGTTGGAAAAATAAGAACTCTACAATCGTTAAAATTTATTACTGAAAAATTTGAAGCGGAAGATGACTTTTTAAAGTTTAATATGATTGAAAGCATGGGTGAAATTGGAGATGAAAGCACTTTTTATTTCCTACTTTCGCAAGTTGATCTGTTAAGCGGTGCATTAGTTTGGCCGCTTTTAGAAGCTATCTATAAGCTTAAAGTAAAATTCGATCTTGAAGTTCCATTTGATGAAAAAATCAAAAAATGTGTTTTGGATACAATAATTAATTCAGAACCAAATTATCAAATAATAGCCGCACACTTAGTTACCATTTTTGATGATCCTGAGATTCTATATGCTTGTCTGAACATTTATGGTTTGGATTTGGATTTAAATGAAGTGCTTTACGAAAAGTTTATGGAAAATAAAAAAATCATTCTTCCAAAACTTCATACCGTTATAGATAATGGGAATAAGTATTTATCGGCTGTTCTAGATTTGTTACAAAATATTCTCAACTCAGAACCTAATGAAATGCACAACCTATCCCAAATTGAAAAACAAAGATTAACAGAGTCACTTTCAAAGAGTCTTACAAACTCTGATGAAGTTGTTCGCATATCAGCAGCAGAACTTTTATTTATAATTGATTATCAAACTGCACTTTTATTTATTGATTCGATGATAAATGATGAAAATTTCTGGAATCGCATATGTCTGTTAGATTTGCTATCTGATCTGGATAATCCGATAATAAGTGAAGCACTTTATAAGTTGACTAATGATCCTGAAGAGATGGTTAGTGAAAAAGCTAAAGAAATGTCATTGAGAAAACAATACTTAACAAACTAG
- a CDS encoding methyl-accepting chemotaxis protein: MLNLKNFSFKTKIQIAFFVIAAISTVMVVNDLYHFFQFSRINETLNKKIIVSREHLTDVQSEFQSLQFYLLKFSIPGFENEFDKNFEAVDKHKSKIIEVMASIKDSSLADIFQEHSEKFNKIFNEYFGSVVDGTLSAAAMKDFEMASYIATTSGEDLRKKFENEMSDIMSTINNRKAGLESEVSSIMSKTILMIVIGMIIGSLAFLFTFFKLIPALTKPIAMFKKLLQQFSLGNFEEKMHCKNNDEFGQMAAMLNKLRDSQLEKIEAAEKIASGDLELKINTLSENDHLSKSFEKMIDNLNKLVLEIKFLTTASIKGNSGARGNTKVFSGGYKTIIEGMNDTLDAVYEPIGEAIETLEKVAAGDFTVKITKEYAGDHERIKNSINYVSNSLGKTINEVSNAVSAAAKAAVEISSSTEEMAAGANEQSAQASEVASAIEQMTKTIFETTKNTTSAAEASKNAGSVAVEGGKVVRETMEGMIRISDVVKKSAATVQDLGKSSNEIGEIVQVIDDIADQTNLLALNAAIEAARAGEQGRGFAVVADEVRKLAERTSKATQEIAIMIKHIQKDTEGAVKSMQQGTKEVENGKLLAEKAGNSLSEIITGAEKVVDIVTQVAAASEEQSSASQQITLNIELITNVTQQSATGVRQIAHAAEDLNQLTENLQKLISHFKVDKSSYQNIEHKNTFEDEYVNSEEIFH; encoded by the coding sequence ATGTTGAACCTAAAAAACTTTTCATTTAAAACTAAAATACAAATAGCATTTTTTGTAATTGCTGCTATTTCTACAGTAATGGTTGTAAATGATCTTTATCATTTTTTCCAATTTTCTAGAATAAATGAAACGCTTAATAAAAAAATTATCGTATCAAGAGAGCATTTAACAGATGTTCAAAGTGAATTTCAAAGCTTACAATTTTATCTGCTCAAATTTTCTATACCTGGTTTTGAGAATGAATTCGATAAAAACTTTGAAGCCGTTGATAAACACAAATCCAAAATTATTGAGGTTATGGCTTCAATTAAAGATTCATCTTTAGCAGATATTTTCCAGGAACATTCAGAAAAGTTTAATAAAATATTTAATGAATATTTTGGATCCGTTGTTGATGGAACTTTAAGTGCTGCAGCTATGAAAGATTTTGAGATGGCTTCTTATATCGCTACAACATCTGGGGAAGATTTAAGAAAAAAGTTTGAAAATGAGATGTCTGATATAATGTCAACCATTAATAATCGCAAAGCCGGGTTAGAATCTGAAGTAAGCTCGATTATGTCTAAAACCATCTTAATGATTGTAATTGGAATGATTATTGGGTCATTAGCATTCTTATTTACTTTCTTCAAACTAATACCTGCCCTTACCAAACCGATTGCAATGTTTAAAAAATTGCTGCAACAGTTTTCATTAGGAAATTTTGAAGAAAAAATGCATTGCAAAAATAATGATGAATTTGGACAGATGGCTGCAATGTTAAACAAACTTAGAGATTCTCAATTAGAAAAAATAGAAGCAGCAGAAAAAATAGCCTCCGGTGATCTTGAGCTGAAAATTAATACATTATCCGAAAATGATCATCTTTCGAAAAGCTTTGAAAAAATGATTGATAATCTTAACAAACTTGTATTAGAGATTAAATTTTTAACTACTGCATCCATAAAAGGCAACAGTGGTGCTCGCGGTAATACAAAAGTTTTTAGCGGCGGATATAAAACAATCATTGAAGGAATGAATGATACTCTTGATGCAGTTTATGAACCCATCGGAGAAGCGATTGAAACTTTAGAAAAAGTTGCAGCAGGTGATTTTACTGTTAAAATTACAAAAGAATATGCAGGTGATCATGAAAGAATTAAGAATTCAATTAATTATGTATCTAATTCACTTGGAAAAACTATAAACGAAGTTTCGAACGCAGTTTCAGCTGCTGCAAAAGCCGCTGTAGAAATTAGTTCCAGTACAGAAGAAATGGCAGCAGGTGCAAATGAACAAAGTGCGCAAGCTTCTGAAGTTGCAAGTGCAATTGAACAAATGACAAAAACAATTTTTGAAACCACTAAAAACACAACATCCGCCGCAGAAGCAAGTAAAAATGCTGGCAGCGTTGCTGTTGAAGGCGGTAAAGTGGTTAGAGAAACTATGGAAGGTATGATAAGGATTTCGGATGTTGTAAAGAAAAGTGCAGCTACTGTTCAGGACCTTGGCAAGAGCAGTAATGAAATTGGTGAAATTGTTCAGGTGATAGATGACATTGCAGACCAAACAAATCTACTTGCACTCAATGCGGCAATTGAAGCTGCTCGTGCTGGTGAACAGGGCAGAGGTTTTGCGGTTGTTGCTGATGAAGTAAGAAAACTTGCAGAAAGAACTTCAAAAGCAACACAAGAAATTGCTATTATGATAAAACATATCCAAAAAGACACTGAAGGCGCTGTCAAATCGATGCAGCAGGGAACAAAAGAGGTTGAAAACGGAAAACTTCTTGCAGAAAAAGCCGGCAATTCTTTAAGCGAAATTATAACTGGTGCAGAAAAAGTTGTTGATATTGTTACACAGGTTGCTGCGGCAAGTGAAGAACAATCAAGTGCATCTCAGCAGATTACTCTAAACATCGAACTTATTACAAATGTTACTCAGCAAAGTGCTACTGGAGTTAGACAAATTGCTCACGCTGCAGAAGATCTGAATCAGTTAACAGAGAATCTTCAAAAATTAATATCTCATTTTAAGGTTGATAAGTCTTCCTATCAAAATATTGAACATAAAAATACCTTTGAGGATGAATATGTTAATAGTGAAGAGATATTTCACTAA
- a CDS encoding energy transducer TonB translates to MKIKKYLGYLYTLLLILLLSKVSFSQSTPSDEEQYLAFATTMPELDGGMAELSKKIKYPPMAKQTNIEGKVYAMAYVDEKGNVDKVKIIKGLGAGCDEEVVRVLNASKFKPGQHEGKQVKVKTTVSVLFKIK, encoded by the coding sequence ATGAAAATTAAAAAATATCTTGGCTATTTGTACACCTTATTATTGATTTTACTTTTAAGTAAAGTTAGTTTTTCACAAAGCACTCCATCAGATGAAGAACAATATCTTGCGTTTGCAACCACTATGCCCGAATTAGACGGCGGAATGGCGGAACTATCCAAAAAAATTAAATATCCGCCTATGGCCAAACAAACAAATATAGAAGGTAAAGTTTATGCAATGGCTTATGTTGATGAAAAAGGCAATGTAGATAAAGTAAAGATTATTAAAGGTCTTGGTGCGGGTTGCGATGAAGAAGTTGTTCGCGTTCTAAATGCGTCAAAATTCAAACCTGGTCAGCACGAAGGAAAGCAAGTAAAAGTAAAAACTACGGTTTCAGTACTTTTTAAGATAAAGTAA